The Tripterygium wilfordii isolate XIE 37 chromosome 17, ASM1340144v1, whole genome shotgun sequence genome has a window encoding:
- the LOC119981910 gene encoding agamous-like MADS-box protein AGL61: MVGKVLEQLDMEKKRAQELSKMRKANQAECWWQNPMSEMNKEQLGQLKLALEELQKNVAKQSQTILFQNLNNGTQSFGPAQVMLPTAGLNGNVFDFDPNVVPPPAAMPPAYNFGFGSNGFY; encoded by the exons ATGGTTGGTAAG GTGCTCGAGCAGCTCGATATGGAAAAGAAGAGAGCGCAAGAACTTAGCAAGATGAGGAAGGCTAACCAGGCAGAGTGCTGGTGGCAGAATCCAATGAGTGAAATGAACAAAGAACAACTGGGACAATTGAAGCTCGCCTTGGAGGAGCTTCAGAAAAATGTGGCAAAACAATCTCAAACTATTCTTTTTCAAAACTTGAACAATGGCACCCAGTCTTTTGGTCCTGCTCAAGTCATGCTTCCTACTGCAGGGCTCAATGGTAATGTGTTCGATTTCGATCCCAATGTGGTGCCTCCTCCTGCTGCAATGCCTCCGGCATATAATTTCGGATTTGGAAGTAATGGGTTTTATTAG